DNA sequence from the Antennarius striatus isolate MH-2024 chromosome 3, ASM4005453v1, whole genome shotgun sequence genome:
TAATGCTGAATCAGTTACCCAAACATTCACGTGATTATTTAGCAAACACTATTGAGCTAAGGTTTGAACACTTTGTGTGGACTGTGCTTTGTAGATATAACAATCAGTGGATGATTGTGGACTataaccacttcactccagggAAGACTGACATCACTGAGGATTTGTTTGTCGTGCTGGAGCAGATTCCGTAAGACTTTGCACTCATTCTTTATTGTAAACCCATTTTCTTTAAGATTTCTATCAAGGACCCACAAAGCTACCACTTCTTGTCCACATGCATAAGCAagctacaaaacacacacttgtcCTGTGTTTTGGCTTTTCATTTCACCGTCTGCCTTTAAAAAGTCacctacagtttttttttaaattctgtagCGTTTAAATTGCATAGTTTTCAAAATTAGTTTCTTTTTATCCGTGTAGATGTGTAAACTATAGTATTTTGGACATATAGACATGTCAGTTCAAATGTGACCATTTTTTGACTGTGGAAAGCCTTAAattcttttctttatcttttcatGCTTCAGTGGACTAATTGTATACACTGATAAAACTCAAGAACTGCTGAAGAAAGGGTACTGGGCAAGTTACAATATACCGTAAGTATGTTAAGCATATAGCAATGACTGCAGTTGTTCAATGTAAAATTGTCTCATTTTAACGTGCTCATTTGTAGGTACTATGTGGAAATATTCAATGCCAGTGGTTGCAATGAGCTGGTGGAGAAGTATGGCTCTTGGTTCTCTCTGGAGCAGAATCCTCGGGCTCAGATATTCAGAAGAAACCAGACCGCTATAAAAGATGTAGACTCGATGATCCGCCTCATGAGGTAAGTTGTTGTGCTTTGTTGATGGGCATTTCTGTCATTTATGAGATTCATGGGTGTTGTCTTTTATCCTTTAAACTAAATGGATTTTGTTCATGAgattcatgtgttgttttttgtaagGTATAATAACTTTAAAGAAGACCCACTGTCGAGGTGTGAAAGCTGTGATCCACCTGCAAATGGAGAGAATGCCATCTCTGCCCGTTCAGACCTTAACTTAGCTAATGGAACATATCCATTTGGTGCCTTACGTCAGCGATCACATGGCGGAACAGACATGAaggttttattattcattattttaccCATTCATGCTCTCAAATCTGTtacaaataaatgcaacaaaGTTGATTGTTAAATGCAATGCATTGTATTTGCTTGTGTACAGATGACATCATACGGGATGTATCGAGACTATAGTATGATGGCAGTAAGCGGGCCAACATGGGACCAGGTTCCACCCTTCCAGTGGAGCACTTCCCCATACAAAGACCTCCTGCACATGGGTCACCCTGACACTTGGACATTCAAGCCTATAAAAGTCACCTGGAGTCCTTAACTGTTACTATGCTGTATATACAAATATGATTAGAAATGGTAACTGTTAGCAATGAGGTGTTTTGACAAAGGGAAAATACAACtataaatgtgtgaaatgactttgacaaaaaattaatgttaattCACAGGGGAGTGGCAATTTCCGacaaatattacattaaaaGCAGTATTTGTATAGTTGAAATACTGGGATGTAACGAGAGTTTTGAATGTGAGACAGTATAGCCAAGAACAAATCCAGCAACATGCTGTTTCAAGATGTAATTTTCATTATATTGGATGaatttattatgtattaaatgtgaaaaatgtaattgttgTTCTCGACTCATGCATGTTGACTTCGACATCTCACTCGGCTTATTTTTGAATTGTGTACTTGTTTTTACATTAACACGTATTAGGGAAAAACAAACCACGCAGCTAGGTGTTACAGCAGCCAAAGCCAAACAGGCCTTCTTTCTTGCAGCATGTCAAATCCTACCAAATTTAGGTAACAGTGTCtagtaatatattaataatacaaTATTAATAAAGTAATATATAAGTGTAAAAGGTACAAATACAGAGAAAAAGTCTTCTCATGGGTTCCAAAATACACTCTtcatacacatttttttctcttcattatGTTCAATCCCATTATACAGATTTTTAGATGCAAATTGTAACCTATTTTGAgcaaaaactatttttattttgtttgtgcacTTATATATTGCTCAGTTTTTTAATTATCAACATTCTGTGCCATATTTTCTAATCCTGCATCCACAGCCACAATTTATATCGCCTTTGACTTCTCTAATATCAATTTAGTGTTTGTTGTGTGATGAACGGTGTGGCTGGTGGGCGGGCAAGTTTGGCCATGAGAGGCGGTGATTGGTTATACGTAGGGTACGTAGGTCGAGGTAGTTCAATCAGCTGCGGGTCACGGCGTCACGTGAATCATGGTGGGCGTCGCATTCGACTGTGCGACACTGTCGTATTGTTATCGTGTTGCGTTCGAAGAACTTTCAACATACGGAATGTTGAATTACGGTTTACTTACCTCTAAGAAACTCaaatattattgtattttaCCCAAACAGGTGACGTAATCTGAGAAGGCTTCGCACATTAAAGGTATTTGTTATCtcaaaattattaaattacaaTTCATTGACAGGAAGGTTACAGCCTACTGAAATGATTGAGCGACGTTATGGAGAAGTTCCACGTCTCCTGCTGCTCTTTATTTAGGACTAACTTGATCGATTGACAAGTCGTTTCgtaattttaaatacattgaCAGACTTTTCAGGCTTAATTCTACAGTGCATATGTTAACTCAAGTATAAAGGCAACGCTGTAATCAATTTAACTGTCTCGTCCCCAGTGTACGTAGAGTCTGACCATGGGTTTCTGGCAGCCAGTGACCAACCTTAAAGATTATATATCCCATAACCCCCCAGGAGTGACATTTTTCCTGTGTATTCTGACTCTGGCTGTTTCATTCATCTGCCTCAGCTCTTACAGCTACACTCACGTTTTACCAAACCCGGACACAACAAAGGTAAGTATTCAACCCATTGCATCTAAAAGTACCTGTACACTACCTGGATACTTCGTAATGTGTGTATTATTAGTATCATTAGTGTCATTCATTATTTGTATGATGGTtcttaagaaaagaaaatttcatCAGTAGAATACCTTCACCCAAATCTtgtatcacttttttttaaagaactggaaaaaaaaaagaggccatCACTCACATGGACTGACCTAAATAACAAGTCCATCGCAGGCATGGAAAACTTCCTAGTTCAAGACATCACACACCCACTACACAAATACATCACCCCACTACCAGAACCCTATCCCACACTCAGGAAGCAGGTACAGAACCATAAAGTGTAGGAGGGCACGTTTTGGGAAAAGTCTAATCCCTGCAGCCATGGCTACCCTGAACAGCAGGGCTCAATGATCTGTCTATTTGCTactgctctgtctttgtttcctcATTTGTTGCTGTTTATCTACAGTCTGTGACTTATGTGGGtagtgtttatttaattgtCGTATGCTATGTGCAATGTGTCCATGTAATGTACAGTTAATGAAGACAAATTTACCAACAGGgaccaatcaaatcaaatcaagatGTTGAATCAGGCAGGTTCAGCTACAAATTGATCACAGTTACAAATCTGTAGCATTATGAGTTGTTATCTCACAGCAGCAAATATTTAGGCCTCACTTAAGCTTAGCGTATACCATGCAATCCTTTCAACCTCcccttttaaattaaaataattctgaTATGTAAATGAAAAAGCCTGTAAACATATAAATGCTTGTGTTTCTGTGCCGGCACTCACATCGACATACTGTATAATCAGAATTTTTCTCTTAGGACTGGAACCATCTCCTGTCTTCTTTATCCCAGTTCCAGCTATGTGAGAAAGCCAATGCGAGTTCATCGGAGCCTGTGTCACAAGTCCCCTCTCCTTTGAATAGAGACACACTGTTTGAGTCTACTGAGACTTATTCATTCACTAGTTTGCATCTCAAGGTTCATCTTGTTGCAACTACCACTGCACAGAGTGACTTGCTGAAAGACTTTGGTCTGCACACCACCTTGAGAGCCAAGCAGTTATATATCGGAGGTTTGTGTTGCAGTGGATTTGAGTTGTGAAACAGAAATCTGTAGACCAACATCTCTCACTCATAATTGGTTGTTTTACTTCCCAGGCAGTGAGATCATTAATGTAACTTTAGAGTTTTTGTCTGGAAATGGTACCTACACCTGCCTCATTATAAAGGCCCCAACACACCTCCTGCCCGTGAGCTTGTAAGTGTATTCACgctgttacttttttttttcagatacatgaatttaaatgatcaaCTACTTATGCACATCAATGATTGTTTGTCAACCTATGAATAATTAATGCTATTAACTATTAATGATTATtactatgtatatatattataatagaCTTCCACCAAAATGCCCTGCATCTGAGAAAAACATTTCACCCATCTATGTTGAGGCAAGAAACCAGCCTGCAGCATCACAAACCTGCTACAGTCTACACTCCAAGAATGACCCTGCACTCACAATCAAATTACAACAGGTAGTGTGTCATGTGCCAAGCATCATTCAGCCcccaaaaaagagaaacacttTTGTTATCCTTTGTCATTTTCTACTTACATTTTTAGGAGGAGCAGAATGTGGCAGTTCGTCATCTGTTGGTAGCCAGTATGTGTCTTCTAGGAATTTGTTTGGGACTCTGCGTTGCTGCTAGTCTGACAAAGTCATTCACACGTCGCCACCATTTGAATGAACCGGATCTACAAAATGTAACTAACTTTTGATATCACTgtgatatatttcatttttgtattttaatgtggAAACATAGTCATAAATGTGAACTAGAGGATTGTGTAGGTGAACTTATGTATCAGCTGAGGAAATAGTACAGTTACAGTATATGCATGAAATATACATAATTGTACAAGTTATatgttaatgtttgtgtttttgtgtattcttTGAAATGTGCTGATACTGTATTAACTGTTATGTTTAACTTATTTGCAGGAACTCTTGAGTCATGAATGAACATTATCCCACCAAATACATCTTGATCAATCAAGTTGGTGTTTAAGAGGAAATTGCAAGGGatcacttcttttccaccatTTTTAAAGTAGTCTGTGAAAACACCCATGGACCAAATTTTTATGACCAcgcttgacttttttttgttcatttttacatcttttattGACTTTTTCTAGATTTACAGATCCATTTGTCTTACATTacaatctgaaaaaaatgttttatacagGAAAAGGTAGGACTGCTAcatcttaaaataattttatggtGGTGGGTATTTGAAGTATTTGTTTCAGTATCAGTGTTATGACCTGTTCTTCAGTGAGTAACTGGATCTGCTGTGCCAATCCTACTCTAAAAGCTGAAATCAAATACTGGTATCCTGTGGCATGCTCCTCTGGTTTCATTGGTATCTACAATGAAAACTATAAAATAGTTAAGTAGCCCCTTTGTCCTGGCTTGACTCATATCCATTATGCTGTTAAATAAGACAGTTTCAGTTCATTTCAATTAGCTTGTGGAGTCAAGGACCGTCAGTGGAATGGATGGCATAATGTTGCAATTAGATCATGCTTCACATTTCTGTAGAATTATTTAttgagtgatttaaaaaaatgtaattatttttgtgtttgttgtatgGGGAAAAAATGCAGAGAATAAATGTGAATTTCAACTCTTTCAGTATTGATTTGCCTTGTTTATTGTCAAAATTTATTAGATGTCTGAAATCTAGTGAACCAATAAAAAACAGCTATCTGGAAAAAATACCATtaccacacgtgtgtgtgtgtgtgtgtgtgtgtgtgtgtgtgtgtgtgtgtgtaagttgcCGCTTTTCTCAGTCGGATTGTCTAATTGCCATTTCGAGACTCAAAGCAATGAAATTTCATCGTAGTGCACTTTATCTCGTGTCCTCGAATGATAACTAAGTTATCGATCTGATTTATCAAATCtaataaaaagtattaaaaaaaagggaggggggTATTTTCAGCAGCATGGCTAGCTACTCAAACCCCTTGTTTTTGAAATCCAGAAATACTGATCAGTTACCTTTTGTAACCGAACAGGTAACTGACCAGAAGCACCGACTGTCTAACACTCCGGTGTGTAACTTTGTTTACGTAGCAGCCTCCTCCAATCACTGTTAAGAGTCTTTACATGGTGTCTTTCTATTGGCCAAGCCAGAAAGTAGAGGCGGGGTTTCTTCGGATCAGAGGGAAAACAAGTAACAATCGTCGCAATAGTTGGATTATTCGCGGCCTTTTAcggtttgttttctgtttcacatTATTAAGTATTACTTACACACTGTACGGATGACTACACTGTCCCGTAGGCTCTACAAAGTCATTGCTATATAAATCGGTCTACAAAATCGGTATGAACTGTTTGATAagctacatgtcagctacaTACTCCTAGTGCATAGCTAGCTAGCAAGCTATGGTTAAGCTAGGTTAAAAAACATTCTGAAGATGCTAATATTCATTAGCGATCACAGACATGACAATAGATGTTAACAATGGACGCTAGTTATGGTCTGGAATATTTCTAATTCCCACCTGAATGTGGTTTCGTCTCACTGCGCCGCAACCTAGCCAGACCCATAACTACCCTCTGCATAAATATATGGCTAGCTCCTTTCCTCCCTGTCCTAAACGGGCCTCCCACGTGGTACCTCTTCATAGGGGGGCGGTGGGACCTCTCAATTAGGTGTGGGTGTCGTCACTGTGACTTGATGAAATCTATTTACATCAGTTGATCACAAATCTTTAGTATGATCCATTAACGTAACGTCAACGTCAAACGTAACGTTATGGGTCAATTTGCAATAACGGATCATTTCCTTTCTCTTCCAGAATGACAGTTCTGCACCAGAGCTTGATTTTACGGGACGACAACAAGTAGGTCACAAAGGAAACGAGACATAATTGTGTGGGGTCATGGCCTATTCCAGCTACAGCAGCCTGAGCAGGGCTCAACTAACCTTTGAGTACCTGCACACAAACTCGTAAGTACCGCCGTGCTGGTAATTCATATGTGATTAGTTGGtgatacacacattcacataagGTATGTTAAAGATCACCTCCTGGATACACTGTAGAcacatgtcatttcatgtcatttctgAAATTAATTTTGCAAAGACCATTAATGACTGGAAAGGTTACACCTCAGTTTACTCATAGTTAATATAGACACAGTGTAACATGGACATTATAAATATTTGAACTGATCCACCTGATCATTCATCCAAACTATAGACGGCAGGAGACAGACTTTATTATGTATCCAGTTTTATTTAGCTGATTTAATTTGAGACCTGCATGACTTGTGTATTAATCATTTGAGCTAtgttaaatgtgacattttgttgTTGCCATGTGACagttattttcaaatgttttcttgaTCCACTGACTTCTTGATCCATCATATATTGTTCCTGGAGGTGATCAAGTATAAATCTGAAAAGGATTAAAGAAAATAGCATAGGGTTAAAAGGAAGTTAttcttaaaaaattaaaaacagtaagGAGACTGTTATTACTTGATTAAGGGCGTGTAGAGATCAAACCCTGACAACATGTGCTGCAACACACTCATTATGTAGTGACTACAATCTTTTAATGAAGTGTGTTAATGACATTAGCCGTCTGTTTTCAGGACCACCCATGAGTTCTTATTTGGAGCTTTGGCAGAGCTTGTTGACAATTCAAGGTACTTTAAAGAATTTGAAATTAAGCTTTTAAATGTTGACAAATTCTATGGCCTGGAACTTACGGTAACCTGATATTTTTCTTGTTGTAAGTAGAAATTCAAACAGGTGTATTTCTTTTGCAGAGATGCCAGTGCCACGCGGATAGATATCTACACAGGTACAAGTTGAATTACTCACACTGACATAGGGCTGCAAGATATACCATTTTCACATTAGCTTTACCATATCCACGTGTCAAATAGGCAAAACTacataattgattttaattcaaGCATGTTATGCCACAATTTTATGGCTGTTTGATACAAAATAATAaccaatttttattattttccatgATTATTTAGAGGAGTGATATAATTTACATAATCCAAGTTTAATAAATAGTTTGGTGCTGCTGAGCGACATGTAGACCTTGCATACACAAGAGTATTTCAGAGTTTTCAGTGTGCTTTATACAATCAAAGAGAAATCAACTAGTTATATCCTTAATATAGAGTCACAATGGACATGTATTTTGACAGAACTGTTTTTGAGATTTTGTGACAAAATCCAAAGTGGACTTAAACAATCTTTTGTTGTAGTTGTAAAATGGATTAGAGCTGAGTTTAGTGGGGATTTTGGGGAAACCAAAGCACACCTAATACTAAGTGGATTGAAGTCTGG
Encoded proteins:
- the zgc:158398 gene encoding transmembrane protein 248, with the protein product MGFWQPVTNLKDYISHNPPGVTFFLCILTLAVSFICLSSYSYTHVLPNPDTTKDWNHLLSSLSQFQLCEKANASSSEPVSQVPSPLNRDTLFESTETYSFTSLHLKVHLVATTTAQSDLLKDFGLHTTLRAKQLYIGGSEIINVTLEFLSGNGTYTCLIIKAPTHLLPVSLLPPKCPASEKNISPIYVEARNQPAASQTCYSLHSKNDPALTIKLQQEEQNVAVRHLLVASMCLLGICLGLCVAASLTKSFTRRHHLNEPDLQNELLSHE